From a single Triplophysa rosa linkage group LG17, Trosa_1v2, whole genome shotgun sequence genomic region:
- the lsm1 gene encoding U6 snRNA-associated Sm-like protein LSm1: MNYMPGTASLIEDIDKKHLVLLRDGRTLIGILRSIDQFANLVLHQTVERIHVGKKFGDIPRGIFVVRGENVVLLGEVDLDKECDQILQRVSIEEILEEQRTEQQAKQESERLKLQAVKERGLSIPKADTLDDF; this comes from the exons ATGAATTACATGCCAGGGACTGCGAGCCTCATCGAGGATATTGATA aaAAACATCTGGTTCTCCTTCGCGATGGAAGAACGTTGATTGGGATACTCAGAAGCATAGACCAGTTTG CCAATTTAGTTCTGCATCAAACAGTTGAACGCATCCACGTTGGTAAAAAATTTGGTGACATACCTCGTGGGATATTCGTCGTCAGAGGAGAAAATGTTGTCTTGCTCGGAGAAGTA gATTTGGATAAAGAATGTGATCAAATTCTCCAGAGAGTTTCCATTGAGGAAATTCTGGAGGAACAGAGGACAGAACAACAAGCCAAGCAGGAGTCTGAAAGACTGAAGCTACAGGCAGTCAAAGAGCGAGGCTTATCAATCCCTAAAGCTGACACATTAGATGATTTCTGA
- the bag4 gene encoding BAG family molecular chaperone regulator 4, which produces MAFDSVGSDRAGGEAAWIMHQHMQSDPKSSWPSGYNSENNNWNNGMESPYPGYPNYWYPQSHTAGPYSNTYPPGTEVNGQAPYNPQAMSACPNGVYNPGQYPTNMLHPSNQFYCSDQVPSRQPQYHNQSCSDQNAGGSAPPPYPVSHCQAAPGYPPGSYQHYGEGCAPNPPYTNQQPMLTRPEHEAWSHSGGYGPTPPQQQWPPNTQTPHGHYGNHHVRPPHPPPWQRPAPPPYEHKEPPYPSQPHMHPRNQPRSSTPNVPPTKSAQFSAPPQIYNKTPSGSGALKGSADPKPAQSEQPPAPSRPGSSAPAPRSDNPSLARVQQVLARVQLLLEDVDEFVGKKTDKGYRCLEELLTKELLELDSVETQGQDAVRQARKEAVQRIQAILDHLEKKAF; this is translated from the exons ATGGCTTTCGACTCAGTGGGCAGCGACAGAGCCGGAGGAGAGGCTGCGTGGATCATGCATCAGCACATGCAGTCCGATCCCAAGTCCTCCTGGCCTTCAGGCTACAACTCAGAAAACAATAACTGGAATAACGGCATG GAATCACCGTATCCTGGGTACCCCAACTATTGGTACCCGCAGTCGCACACAGCGGGACCGTACAGCAACACATACCCACCTGGAACGGAGGTGAACGGACAAGCTCCATACAATCCCCAG GCAATGTCAGCCTGTCCCAACGGAGTGTACAATCCGGGACAATACCCCACGAATATGCTACATCCTTCAAATCAGTTCTACTGCAGCGATCAGGTTCCTTCAAGACAACCTCAGTATCACAACCAGTCCTGCTCTGATCAAAACGCAGGGGGCTCAGCTCCTCCCCCTTATCCTGTGTCACACTGTCAAGCG GCTCCTGGCTACCCTCCAGGATCTTATCAACATTACGGAGAGGGATGCGCCCCTAATCCGCCCTACACCAACCAGCAGCCCATGCTCACGAGACCCGAGCACGAGGCCTGGTCCCATTCCGGAGGATATGGGCCCACCCCTCCCCAACAGCAATGGCCGCCCAATACCCAGACACCCCATGGGCACTATGGCAACCACCATGTACGACCACCTCACCCTCCGCCATGGCAAAGACCTGCACCACCTCCATATGAACACAAG GAACCACCCTATCCCAGCCAGCCTCACATGCATCCTCGAAACCAACCACGTTCCAGCACCCCAAACGTCCCCCCGACCAAATCTGCCCAATTTAGCGCTCCGCCCCAAATCTACAACAAGACTCCGTCTGGAAGCGGAGCACTCAAGGGGAGTGCCGATCCCAAACCGGCTCAGAGCGAACAACCTCCAGCACCATCCCGTCCAGGGTCGTCCGCCCCAGCCCCACGGAGTGATAATCCCAGCCTGGCTCGAGTCCAGCAGGTTCTGGCCAGAGTCCAGCTTCTTCTAGAGGACGTGGATGAGTTTGTGGGGAAAAAGACGGACAAGGGCTACCGGTGTCTGGAGGAGCTTTTGACGAAAGAGCTGCTGGAACTCGACTCGGTAGAGACGCAAGGGCAGGATGCCGTTCGACAGGCACGTAAAGAGGCCGTTCAGAGGATCCAGGCGATCTTGGACCATCTTGAGAAAAAGGCTTTCTGA